A DNA window from Phragmites australis chromosome 11, lpPhrAust1.1, whole genome shotgun sequence contains the following coding sequences:
- the LOC133885344 gene encoding uncharacterized protein At4g28440-like, with amino-acid sequence MSADSSARRQPTFTKVDQLRPGTHGHNLVIKVVDSKMVVQRGRAEGGPQGRQMRIAECMVGDETGIIVFTARNDQVDVMKPGATVELRNAKIDMFKGSMRLAVDKWGIVKAAESPAEFTVKDDNNLSLIEFELVTVVE; translated from the exons atgtcGGCGGATTCCAGCGCTCGTAGGCAGCCAACCTTCACCAAGGTGGACCAGCTTCGCCCAGGCACCCATGGCCACAACTTAGTCATCAAGGTTGTCGACTCCAAGATGGTCGTCCAGAGGGGCCGTGCCGAGGGGGGGCCCCAGGGCAGGCAGATGAGGATTGCCGAGTGCATGGTTGGTGATGAAACCGGCATCATTGTCTTCACCGCAAGGAACGACCAAG tggATGTAATGAAGCCTGGGGCAACTGTTGAGCTGAGGAACGCGAAGATTGACATGTTCAAGGGTTCGATGCGGCTTGCAGTGGACAAGTGGGGAATCGTGAAAGCTGCTGAAAGCCCAGCTGAGTTCACAGTCAAGGATGACAACAACCTGTCGTTGATTGAGTTTGAGCTGGTGACTGTGGTGGAGTGA